A stretch of the Nothobranchius furzeri strain GRZ-AD chromosome 5, NfurGRZ-RIMD1, whole genome shotgun sequence genome encodes the following:
- the slc25a39 gene encoding mitochondrial glutathione transporter SLC25A39 yields the protein MGERTVGRPVAAISPVQQMLASGTGALLTSLFVTPLDVIKIRLQSQQTPFHQACDSAPWGGVGRSSKWKCFLYCNGLMDHIYVCRNGSSCTSWYTKPTHFSGTLDAFVKITRYEGLRSLWSGLPPTLVMAVPATIIYFTCYDQLRDFMWFGLGFQGSHIPLLAGGLARLGAVTVISPLELVRTKMQSRKLTYKQLWVCIHSAVAQDGLLSLWRGWGPTVLRDVPFSALYWFNYELVKTKLCEEYQMPQANFSISFSAGAVSGAIAAVLTLPFDVVKTRRQIQLGEIDALAVSLKKTTSTWHIMKNIWAELGYRGLFAGFMPRVIKVAPACAVMISSYEFGKAFFQKMNLDRQQLAT from the exons ATGGGGGAGCGGACTGTTGGCAGGCCCGTGGCTGCGATCTCTCCAGTGCAGCAGATGCTGGCTTCTGGCACTGGAGCCCTCCTCACATCTCTATTTG TCACTCCCCTGGATGTCATAAAGATAAGACTGCAGTCTCAGCAGACTCCTTTCCACCAAG CCTGTGACTCTGCTCCGTGGGGTGGTGTCGGCCGCTCTTCCAAAT GGAAGTGCTTTCTGTATTGCAATGGATTAATGGATCACATCTACGTCTGTCGGAATGGATCCAGTTGCACCAGTTGGTACACAAAGCCAACTCATTTCAGTGGGACTCTT GATGCTTTTGTGAAAATCACCCGCTATGAAGGACTCCGGTCTCTGTGGAGCGGACTGCCTCCAACGCT GGTCATGGCAGTTCCAGCTACAATCATCTACTTCACCTGTTACGACCAGCTGAGGGACTTCATGTGGTTTGGTCTGGGTTTTCAGGGAAGTCACATCCCTCTTCTGGCAGGAGGTCTCGCCAGAC TGGGAGCTGTGACGGTGATCAGTCCTCTGGAGCTGGTCAGAACCAAAATGCAGTCCAGAAAGTTGACCTACAAGCAGCTGTGGGTGTGTATTCACTCAGCCGTGGCCCAAGATGGCCTGCTGTCTCTGTGGAGGGGCTGGGGACCCACTGTTCTCAGAGATGTGCCTTTTTCTG CTCTGTACTGGTTTAATTACGAACTGGTGAAGACCAAGCTGTGTGAGGAGTACCAAATGCCTCAGGCCAACTTTTCCATCAGCTTCTCAGCAGGAGCTGTTTCTGGAGCC ATTGCGGCTGTCCTGACGCTGCCGTTTGATGTTGTAAAGACTCGAAGGCAGATTCAACTGGGAGAAATAGATGCACTCGCAG TTTCCCTAAAGAAAACCACATCCACTTGGCACATTATGAAGAACATCTGGGCTGAGTTGGGCTACAGGGGCCTTTTTGCAG gtTTCATGCCCAGGGTGATCAAAGTCGCCCCAGCTTGCGCTGTTATGATAAGCAGCTATGAGTTTGGGAAGGCCTTCTTTCAGAAGATGAACCTTGATCGACAGCAGCTGGCAACCTAA
- the rpl3 gene encoding large ribosomal subunit protein uL3 — protein sequence MSHRKFSAPRHGSLGFLPRKRSRRHRGKAKSFPKDDPSKPVHLTAFLGYKAGMTHIVREVDRPGSKVNKKEVVEAVTIVETPPMIVVGVVGYVNTPRGLRSFKTIFAEHISDECKRRFYKNWYKSKKKAFTKYCKKWQDDEGKKQLEKDFSAMKKYCQVIRVIAHTQMRLLPLRQKKSHLMEVQLNGGTISDKVDWAREKLEQAVPVNTVFTQDEMIDVIGVTKGHGYKGVTSRWHTKKLPRKTHRGLRKVACIGAWHPARVAFSVARAGQKGYHHRTEINKKIYKIGQGYHSKDGKVIKNNASTEYDLTNKSINPLGGFVHYGEVSNDFVMVKGCVVGTKKRVLTLRKSLLVQTSRRALEKIDLKFIDTTSKFGHGRFQTVEEKKAFMGPLKKDRIAKEETV from the exons ATG TCTCACCGTAAGTTTTCAGCTCCACGACACGGCTCACTCGGTTTCCTGCCCCGCAAGAGGAGCCGTCGTCACCGGGGTAAGGCTAAGAGCTTCCCCAAGGATGACCCCAGCAAGCCCGTACACCTGACCGCCTTCCTGGGCTACAAGGCCGGCATGACCCATATTGTCCGTGAGGTCGATAGGCCTGGCTCAA AGGTGAACAAGAAGGAAGTGGTCGAGGCTGTGACCATTGTAGAGACTCCTCCCATGATTGTGGTTGGAGTTGTAGGCTACGTCAACACCCCCCGCGGGCTGCGATCCTTCAAGACCATCTTCGCTGAGCATATCAGCGATGAGTGCAAGCGTCGGTTCTACAAGAACTG GTACAAGTCTAAGAAGAAGGCTTTCACCAAATACTGCAAGAAGTGGCAAGATGATGAAGGCAAGAAACAGCTGGAGAAAGACTTTTCTGCCATGAAGAAGTACTGCCAGGTCATCAGGGTCATCGCCCACACACAG ATGCGTCTACTGCCCTTAAGGCAGAAGAAGTCTCACCTCATGGAGGTGCAGCTGAACGGAGGCACCATCTCTGATAAGGTGGACTGGGCCCGCGAGAAGCTTGAGCAGGCCGTTCCCGTCAATACAGTTTTCACCCAGGATGAGATGATTGACGTCATTGGTGTTACAAAGGGTCATGGGTACAAAg GTGTCACCAGCCGTTGGCACACAAAGAAACTTCCACGTAAAACTCATCGTGGGTTGCGTAAGGTGGCTTGTATTGGTGCCTGGCATCCGGCCCGTGTGGCGTTTTCTGTGGCCCGTGCGGGTCAGAAAGGTTACCATCATCGTACAGAGATCAACAAGAAGATCTACAAGATTGGCCAGGGCTACCACTCCAAGGATGGGAAGGTTATCAAGAACAATGCCTCCACAGAGTATGATCTGACCAACAAGAGCATCAACCCCCTG GGTGGATTTGTCCACTATGGAGAAGTGTCAAACGACTTTGTCATGGTGAAGGGCTGCGTTGTGGGAACCAAGAAGAGGGTGCTGACCCTGCGCAAG TCTCTGCTTGTGCAGACCAGCCGTCGTGCTCTGGAGAAGATCGACCTCAAGTTCATTGATACCACTTCCAAGTTTGGTCACGGTCGCTTCCAGACTGTGGAAGAGAAGAAGGCCTTCATG GGACCACTCAAGAAGGACCGCATTGCCAAGGAAGAGACTGTTTAA